From Paenibacillus graminis, a single genomic window includes:
- a CDS encoding protein arginine kinase, translating into MSSLRFTEQALSDWMRCGGSHSEIVISSRMRIARNLEHLPFPLLASAEQSEEVLKQLAPVFQGEAASNFGSFQLLKLDELDELDKKVLVEKHLISPNLANDSRGGAVILNEDESVSIMINEEDHLRIQCLFPGLQVREAWVRATAIDDIFEGSVNYAFDDRRGYLTSCPTNVGTGLRASVMVHLPALVMTHQINRILSAVNQVGLTVRGIYGEGSEAVGNIFQISNQITLGQTENEIIENLHSVVTQIIEHERNARERLLADSALRITDRIKRSYGILSYAAVMELKESAQRLSDLRLGVDLGILEGPSISVLNELNVKTQPGFLQKMFGDEMTATERDMYRAKLLRETLGSQH; encoded by the coding sequence ATGTCAAGTCTCCGGTTTACCGAACAAGCCCTTAGTGACTGGATGCGCTGCGGCGGCAGTCATTCCGAAATTGTCATCAGCAGCCGGATGCGGATCGCCCGCAATCTGGAGCATCTTCCCTTCCCTTTACTGGCTTCGGCAGAGCAGTCGGAAGAGGTGCTGAAGCAGCTTGCTCCTGTTTTTCAGGGGGAAGCAGCTTCGAATTTCGGCAGTTTTCAACTGCTGAAGCTGGATGAGCTCGATGAGCTGGACAAAAAAGTGCTTGTGGAGAAGCACCTCATCAGCCCTAATCTGGCCAATGACTCCCGGGGCGGTGCGGTTATCCTGAATGAGGATGAGTCGGTCAGCATCATGATTAATGAAGAAGACCATCTGCGCATTCAGTGCCTGTTCCCTGGTCTGCAGGTTAGAGAGGCTTGGGTAAGGGCGACAGCCATTGATGATATCTTTGAGGGCTCGGTCAATTACGCCTTTGATGATCGAAGAGGGTATTTGACCAGCTGTCCCACAAATGTGGGCACAGGGCTTCGCGCATCGGTTATGGTGCATTTACCTGCACTTGTCATGACTCACCAGATCAACCGGATTTTATCCGCAGTGAATCAGGTGGGACTCACAGTAAGAGGAATTTACGGTGAAGGCAGCGAAGCAGTAGGGAACATCTTTCAGATTTCCAACCAAATTACGCTTGGGCAGACTGAAAATGAGATTATTGAGAATCTGCACAGCGTAGTCACCCAGATTATAGAACATGAGCGCAATGCACGGGAGCGCCTGCTGGCCGATTCGGCTCTGCGGATTACGGACAGAATCAAACGTTCCTACGGGATTTTGTCTTATGCAGCCGTGATGGAGCTGAAGGAGTCCGCACAGCGGCTCTCCGACCTAAGGCTGGGAGTTGATCTTGGGATTCTGGAAGGACCGTCGATTTCAGTGCTCAACGAGCTGAATGTGAAGACACAGCCGGGCTTTCTGCAAAAAATGTTCGGAGACGAGATGACGGCCACCGAACGCGATATGTACCGGGCGAAGCTGCTCCGGGAGACACTGGGATCACAACATTAA